From the genome of Streptacidiphilus rugosus AM-16, one region includes:
- a CDS encoding SDR family NAD(P)-dependent oxidoreductase, with protein sequence MDIAGSAALVTGAASGLGAATAAALAARGATVYGLDLDKAVAAAGPQPDGVTLLAADVTEDAPVREALARIDDDGAELRLAVNCAGIAPSARILGRGGPHDLDLFHTVLKVNLLGTFNVMRLAAEAIARQEPDANGQRGLIVNTASIAAFEAQIGQIAYAASKAGVAGMTVTAARDLAQHGIRVVTIAPGIVDTPMMAGFSDEVRAGLGASVTFPQRLARPEEYARLVTMVTEHDYLNGETIRMDGALRMTAR encoded by the coding sequence ATGGACATCGCCGGATCCGCCGCCCTGGTCACCGGCGCCGCGTCAGGTCTTGGCGCGGCGACGGCGGCCGCGCTGGCCGCGCGCGGCGCGACCGTCTACGGCCTTGACCTGGACAAGGCCGTGGCCGCGGCCGGCCCGCAGCCGGACGGCGTCACCCTGCTCGCCGCCGACGTCACCGAGGACGCCCCGGTGCGCGAGGCCCTGGCGCGGATCGACGACGACGGCGCGGAGCTGCGGCTCGCGGTCAACTGCGCCGGGATCGCCCCCTCGGCCCGCATCCTGGGCCGCGGCGGCCCGCACGACCTGGACCTCTTCCACACCGTGCTGAAGGTCAACCTGCTGGGCACCTTCAACGTGATGCGGCTCGCGGCGGAGGCGATCGCCCGGCAGGAGCCGGACGCGAACGGCCAGCGCGGACTGATCGTCAACACGGCGTCGATCGCCGCCTTCGAGGCGCAGATCGGCCAGATCGCCTACGCCGCGAGCAAGGCCGGCGTGGCCGGGATGACCGTGACGGCGGCGCGCGACCTGGCGCAGCACGGCATCCGCGTGGTGACGATCGCCCCGGGCATCGTGGACACCCCGATGATGGCCGGCTTCAGCGACGAGGTCCGCGCCGGCCTGGGCGCGAGCGTCACCTTCCCGCAGCGGCTGGCCCGCCCGGAGGAGTACGCCCGCCTGGTCACCATGGTCACCGAGCACGACTACCTCAACGGGGAGACCATCCGCATGGACGGCGCCCTCCGCATGACGGCGCGCTGA
- a CDS encoding L,D-transpeptidase produces the protein MKQLKARVTAVALATAALVGGVGTVGAGQADAVTRAAAASPCPTTIGRVVCVDLTHQKLWIQDGRKTIYGPVTVRTGRKGYATRPGLWHVYWRDLHHVSSLYDVAMPYSQFFDKGQALHAVDIPMSTPPGSHGCVNMTMHDAAAVWKLLKVGNAVDVFGRKPGT, from the coding sequence TTGAAGCAGTTGAAGGCGCGCGTCACCGCGGTCGCACTGGCGACGGCGGCGCTGGTCGGCGGGGTCGGCACCGTCGGGGCCGGGCAGGCCGACGCCGTCACCAGGGCGGCGGCCGCGTCGCCCTGTCCGACCACCATCGGCCGGGTGGTCTGCGTGGATCTCACGCACCAGAAGCTCTGGATACAGGACGGCCGGAAGACGATCTACGGTCCGGTCACCGTCCGCACCGGCCGCAAGGGCTACGCCACCAGGCCCGGCCTCTGGCACGTCTACTGGCGCGACCTGCACCACGTGTCCTCGCTCTACGACGTCGCCATGCCCTACAGCCAGTTCTTCGACAAGGGCCAGGCCCTGCACGCCGTCGACATCCCGATGTCCACACCGCCCGGCTCGCACGGCTGCGTCAACATGACCATGCACGACGCCGCCGCCGTCTGGAAGCTGCTCAAGGTCGGCAACGCCGTCGACGTCTTCGGTCGCAAGCCCGGCACCTGA
- the alr gene encoding alanine racemase yields the protein MRAEALIDLAALRGNIAALRDRVGSAGVMSVVKADAYGHGSVPCARAALAAGASWLGTATPEEALALRAAGIGPQDARVLCWLWTPGSPWRETVAADIDISVSGLWALPHVLDAVRAVGRPARVQLKADTGLGRNGAQPADWPELVAAARAAEAEGLISVTGVWSHFACADEPGHPSIAAQLRAYQEVLAVAEAAGLRPEVRHIANSPATLTLPESHFDLVRTGLAQYGLSPVPELGSPADFGLRPVMSLVARVAQVKRVPSGHGVSYGHTYVTPGETTLALVPLGYADGIPRHASGAGPVWLADKWRTVAGRVAMDQFVVDLGGDAAEVGDVAVLFGNGERGEPTAEDWARAAGTISYEIVTRIGARVPRRYLGGDD from the coding sequence ATGCGAGCCGAAGCCCTGATCGACCTTGCGGCGCTGCGCGGCAATATCGCCGCGCTGCGCGACCGCGTGGGGTCGGCCGGAGTCATGTCCGTGGTCAAGGCGGACGCCTACGGCCACGGCTCGGTGCCGTGCGCCCGCGCGGCGCTGGCCGCCGGGGCGAGCTGGCTCGGCACGGCCACGCCGGAGGAGGCGCTGGCCCTGCGCGCGGCCGGGATCGGCCCGCAGGACGCGAGGGTGCTCTGCTGGCTGTGGACGCCCGGCAGCCCGTGGCGGGAGACCGTCGCCGCCGACATCGACATCTCCGTCAGCGGGCTCTGGGCGCTGCCGCACGTGCTCGACGCGGTGCGCGCGGTCGGACGCCCGGCCAGGGTGCAGCTCAAGGCCGACACCGGCCTGGGCCGCAACGGCGCGCAGCCCGCCGACTGGCCCGAGCTGGTCGCCGCCGCGCGGGCCGCCGAGGCCGAGGGCCTGATCAGCGTCACCGGCGTCTGGTCGCACTTCGCCTGCGCCGACGAGCCGGGGCATCCCTCGATCGCCGCGCAGCTCCGCGCGTACCAGGAGGTGCTGGCCGTCGCCGAGGCGGCCGGCCTGCGTCCGGAGGTGCGGCACATCGCCAACTCCCCGGCGACGCTGACGCTGCCCGAGTCCCACTTCGACCTGGTCAGGACGGGCCTCGCCCAGTACGGGCTGTCGCCGGTGCCCGAGCTCGGCAGCCCGGCCGACTTCGGCCTGCGCCCGGTGATGTCGCTGGTGGCCAGGGTCGCGCAGGTCAAGCGCGTCCCGAGCGGGCACGGCGTCAGCTACGGACATACCTACGTCACCCCCGGCGAGACCACGCTCGCCCTGGTGCCGCTCGGCTACGCGGACGGCATCCCGCGGCACGCGAGCGGAGCCGGCCCGGTCTGGCTGGCCGACAAGTGGCGCACCGTCGCCGGACGCGTGGCGATGGACCAGTTCGTCGTGGACCTCGGCGGCGACGCGGCCGAGGTCGGCGACGTGGCGGTGCTCTTCGGCAACGGCGAGCGCGGCGAGCCCACGGCGGAGGACTGGGCCCGCGCCGCGGGAACGATCTCGTACGAGATCGTCACCCGCATCGGCGCC
- a CDS encoding bifunctional ADP-dependent NAD(P)H-hydrate dehydratase/NAD(P)H-hydrate epimerase → MRYAHPVDWVRAAEGELMARLPEGTLMQRAAAGLAATCASLLGRVYGSRVLVLAGSGDNGGDALYAGARLARRGARVHAALLAPERTHAAALAALLAAGGRVTADLAEAERADLVLDGIVGIGGRGPLREAALPWVAASERGAATVVAVDLPSGVDPDTGAVPGRAVHADVTVTFGTHKPGLLIDPGASHAGVLHLIDIGLRGANATSAEREPGAGLEAEAGGGSGGAPGQGAAAGRPSAPEAGSTSGPRPAAAGAEREPGAGFAGSGARRGGHVVEVLQAGDVAALLPEPVGESDKYRRGVVGIAAGSGRYPGAAVLAVGAALRGGAGAVRYVGAAAEAVVRAHPEALVGEGGPADAGRVQAWVVGPGLAQGQDAERAVAEAVAAGTPVLVDADGLRLLAQRGSAPADALLTPHAGEAVALLAGAGIAAEREQVEAERLRYARAIARAYGCTVLLKGSTTVVTGPEGPARVNPTGTAQLATAGSGDVLAGLAGALLAAGLAPLDAGSVAAYLHGLAGRLSSGGAPTSATAITAALPEAWRLCLDLSSDI, encoded by the coding sequence ATGCGTTATGCACACCCTGTGGATTGGGTGCGGGCGGCCGAGGGCGAGCTGATGGCCCGTCTGCCGGAGGGCACGCTGATGCAGCGGGCGGCGGCGGGGCTGGCGGCGACCTGCGCGTCCCTGCTCGGGCGCGTCTACGGCAGTCGCGTCCTGGTCCTGGCGGGCAGCGGCGACAACGGCGGGGACGCCCTCTACGCGGGCGCGCGCCTGGCCCGCCGCGGCGCCCGCGTCCACGCCGCGCTGCTCGCGCCCGAACGCACGCACGCGGCCGCGCTGGCCGCGCTGCTGGCGGCGGGCGGCCGCGTGACGGCCGACCTGGCCGAGGCGGAACGGGCCGACCTCGTCCTCGACGGCATCGTGGGCATCGGCGGCCGCGGGCCGCTGCGCGAGGCCGCCCTGCCCTGGGTCGCCGCGTCGGAACGCGGCGCTGCGACGGTGGTGGCGGTCGACCTTCCCAGCGGCGTCGACCCCGACACCGGCGCGGTCCCCGGCCGGGCGGTCCACGCGGACGTCACAGTCACCTTCGGCACCCACAAACCGGGCCTCCTCATCGACCCCGGCGCCTCCCACGCAGGCGTCCTCCACCTCATCGACATCGGCCTGCGAGGCGCGAACGCCACCTCCGCGGAGCGGGAACCCGGAGCGGGGTTGGAGGCGGAAGCGGGGGGCGGTTCCGGCGGTGCTCCGGGGCAGGGTGCCGCTGCCGGTCGGCCTTCGGCCCCGGAGGCGGGCTCGACGTCGGGTCCGCGTCCGGCCGCTGCCGGCGCGGAGCGGGAACCCGGGGCGGGGTTCGCCGGCTCGGGGGCTCGGCGGGGCGGGCATGTGGTGGAGGTGCTGCAGGCGGGGGACGTGGCCGCGTTGTTGCCGGAGCCGGTGGGGGAGAGTGACAAGTACCGGCGGGGGGTGGTCGGGATCGCGGCGGGGTCGGGGAGGTATCCGGGGGCGGCGGTGTTGGCGGTCGGGGCCGCGTTGAGGGGTGGGGCCGGGGCGGTGCGGTATGTCGGGGCCGCCGCCGAGGCCGTCGTCCGGGCGCATCCGGAGGCGCTGGTGGGCGAGGGCGGGCCCGCGGACGCGGGCCGGGTGCAGGCGTGGGTGGTCGGTCCGGGGCTGGCGCAGGGGCAGGACGCGGAGCGGGCCGTGGCGGAGGCGGTCGCCGCGGGCACGCCGGTGCTGGTCGACGCCGACGGCCTGCGGCTGCTCGCGCAGCGCGGCTCCGCGCCCGCCGACGCGCTGCTGACGCCGCACGCCGGCGAGGCGGTCGCGCTGCTCGCCGGGGCCGGGATCGCGGCCGAGCGCGAGCAGGTCGAGGCGGAGCGCCTGCGCTACGCCCGCGCGATCGCCCGCGCCTACGGCTGCACCGTGCTGCTCAAGGGATCCACCACCGTGGTCACCGGCCCCGAGGGCCCCGCCAGGGTCAATCCGACCGGCACCGCCCAGCTCGCCACCGCCGGCAGCGGCGACGTGCTGGCCGGCCTGGCCGGCGCGCTGCTCGCCGCCGGGCTCGCCCCGCTCGACGCGGGGTCCGTCGCCGCGTACCTGCACGGGCTCGCCGGCCGGCTCTCCTCCGGCGGCGCGCCGACCAGCGCGACCGCGATCACCGCAGCCCTGCCCGAGGCCTGGCGGCTCTGTCTCGACCTTTCGAGTGACATCTGA
- a CDS encoding holo-ACP synthase produces the protein MIIGVGIDVAEIDRFDEALRRTPGMADRLFTPDELLLPSGERRGIASLAARFAAKEAVAKALGAPGDLAWTDAVVRTEPSGRPILTVHGTVAACAARLGVRSWHLSLSHDAGVASAVVIAEG, from the coding sequence GTGATCATCGGTGTGGGCATCGACGTGGCGGAGATCGACCGGTTCGACGAGGCGCTGCGGCGCACGCCCGGCATGGCCGACCGGCTCTTCACGCCCGACGAACTGCTGCTGCCCAGCGGCGAACGCCGCGGCATCGCCTCGCTGGCGGCGCGCTTCGCGGCGAAGGAGGCGGTGGCGAAGGCCCTCGGCGCGCCCGGCGACCTCGCCTGGACGGACGCGGTGGTGCGGACCGAGCCGTCCGGCCGGCCGATCCTGACCGTCCACGGGACGGTGGCGGCGTGCGCGGCGCGGCTGGGCGTGCGCTCCTGGCATCTCTCGCTGAGCCACGACGCGGGCGTAGCGTCGGCGGTGGTGATCGCCGAGGGGTGA
- the glmS gene encoding glutamine--fructose-6-phosphate transaminase (isomerizing), translating to MCGIVGYVGAQPALDVVLSGLRRLEYRGYDSAGVAVQTPEGDLAVAKKAGKLANLEKLLAETPLAEGTVGIGHTRWATHGGPTDANAHPHVGGAGKVAVVHNGIIENFARLRLELSERGHVLASETDTEVVAHLLAEAVDAQVGEVDLAEAMRVVCRQLDGAFTLVAVHADAPDVVVGARRNSPLVVGRGEGENFLASDVAAFIAHTREAIELGQDQVVELRREGVTITDFHGAPGEFREYHVDWDASAAEKGGYDYFMLKEIAEQPEAVANTLLGRIDANGSLTLDELRIDHSVLREIDKVVIVACGTAFHAGLIAKYAIEHWTRIPCEVEVASEFRYRDPILDQQTLVIAISQSGETMDTLMALRHAREQGAKVLAICNTNGSTIPRESDAVLYTHAGPEVAVASTKAFLTQLVACYLVALYLGQVRGTKWGDEIFEVIRQLADAPRQVEQVLETMEPVRELARSLADAPAVLFLGRHVGYPVALEGALKLKELAYMHAEGFAAGELKHGPIALIEEGLPVVVVVPSPRGRSVLHDKIVSNIQEIRARGARTVVIAEEGDEAVVPYADHLVRIPQTPTLLQPLVATVPLQVFACELATAKGHEVDQPRNLAKSVTVE from the coding sequence ATGTGCGGAATTGTTGGTTACGTGGGCGCGCAGCCCGCCCTGGACGTTGTGCTGTCCGGGCTGCGACGTCTGGAATACCGGGGATACGACTCGGCCGGTGTCGCCGTCCAGACCCCCGAAGGCGACCTCGCGGTCGCGAAGAAGGCAGGCAAGCTCGCCAATCTGGAGAAGCTGCTCGCCGAGACCCCCCTGGCTGAGGGCACAGTCGGGATAGGTCACACCCGTTGGGCCACCCACGGCGGGCCGACCGACGCCAACGCGCACCCCCACGTGGGCGGCGCCGGCAAGGTCGCCGTCGTGCACAACGGGATCATCGAGAACTTCGCCAGGCTCCGGCTGGAGCTCTCCGAGCGCGGCCACGTGCTCGCCTCGGAGACGGATACCGAGGTCGTCGCGCACCTGCTGGCCGAGGCCGTCGACGCGCAGGTCGGCGAGGTGGACCTCGCCGAGGCCATGCGCGTGGTCTGCCGTCAGCTGGACGGGGCCTTCACCCTGGTCGCCGTGCACGCGGACGCGCCGGACGTGGTGGTCGGCGCGCGGCGCAACTCGCCGCTGGTGGTCGGCCGCGGCGAGGGCGAGAACTTCCTCGCCTCCGACGTTGCCGCGTTCATCGCGCACACCCGCGAGGCCATCGAGCTGGGCCAGGACCAGGTCGTCGAGCTGCGCCGCGAGGGCGTGACGATCACCGACTTCCACGGTGCGCCGGGCGAGTTCCGCGAGTACCACGTGGACTGGGACGCGTCGGCCGCCGAGAAGGGCGGCTACGACTACTTCATGCTCAAGGAGATCGCCGAGCAGCCCGAGGCCGTCGCCAACACGCTGCTGGGCCGGATCGACGCGAACGGCTCGCTGACGCTCGACGAGCTGCGCATCGACCACTCCGTGCTGCGCGAGATCGACAAGGTCGTCATCGTGGCCTGCGGCACCGCCTTCCACGCGGGCCTGATCGCGAAGTACGCGATCGAGCACTGGACCCGGATCCCCTGCGAGGTCGAGGTCGCCTCGGAGTTCCGCTACCGCGACCCGATCCTGGACCAGCAGACGCTGGTCATCGCCATCTCGCAGTCCGGCGAGACCATGGACACCCTGATGGCGCTGCGGCACGCGCGCGAGCAGGGCGCGAAGGTCCTGGCGATCTGCAACACCAACGGCTCCACCATCCCGCGGGAGTCCGACGCCGTGCTCTACACGCACGCGGGCCCCGAGGTCGCGGTCGCCTCGACCAAGGCGTTCCTGACCCAGCTGGTCGCCTGCTACCTGGTCGCCCTGTACCTGGGCCAGGTGCGCGGCACCAAGTGGGGCGACGAGATCTTCGAGGTGATCCGCCAGCTCGCGGACGCGCCGCGTCAGGTCGAGCAGGTCCTGGAGACCATGGAGCCGGTGCGCGAGCTCGCGCGCTCGCTGGCGGACGCACCGGCGGTGCTGTTCCTCGGCCGCCACGTCGGCTACCCGGTGGCACTGGAGGGCGCGCTCAAGCTCAAGGAGCTCGCCTACATGCACGCCGAGGGCTTCGCGGCGGGCGAGCTGAAGCACGGTCCGATCGCGCTGATCGAGGAGGGGCTGCCGGTCGTCGTGGTCGTCCCGTCGCCCCGCGGGCGCTCGGTGCTGCACGACAAGATCGTCTCCAACATCCAGGAGATCCGTGCGCGCGGCGCCCGGACCGTGGTGATCGCGGAGGAGGGCGACGAGGCGGTCGTCCCCTACGCCGACCACCTGGTCCGCATCCCGCAGACCCCGACGCTGCTGCAGCCGCTGGTCGCGACGGTCCCGCTGCAGGTCTTCGCCTGCGAGCTGGCGACGGCGAAGGGCCACGAGGTGGACCAGCCGCGCAACCTGGCGAAGTCGGTGACCGTGGAGTAG